ttttcgggatataggccgacggtttgaatttcgaaagaaattttgatcggctcccattcaccccctctggtcggcggcttcggtcccacaagaATCCTCACCGCTCCAAGAGCGACATGAGACTGACAAGTCGATCGACCAATCTGCTCCATCAAGATCACATTTTAATTGTTGGTTGATATCACTTAACGACGAAATCAGACCGGACCAAGCCGTTGGACCCATGGAAGTAGTGGATGAGGTCAACTTGCGTTCTGTTATGCTCTTGGAACCCATCGACGTCTTCTAACGTCCTGATTTACGGAGTCTCCACATTCATCGTTTCTCCTTAGATGCCGTCGATCAACTAGGTAGAACGAGACATTCCTCACCGCTCATCATGTAACCTATGTACATGCAACAGCCTATTTATGGACCATTGAGATAAGAATACAATATGACATTCTGTTCAGGGTACACTTGCATAGTAATCAAAGCAAAATAGGTTCTGAACCTTACTTGTGAACCCTATCTTTTTTTCTGCTTCGTGTCCCCATGAGCTACACCACTGCCGCTGTTGTCAGCTCAACCACAACTGCCCTCAAATATTTAACCACCGTCACTACAGCCTCCGACGCCACGACCTCTTTCTCCCACTCCAACGTCACTCATGGTGTAAACATCAAGAAACTTATTCCATCCCCTCATTTCAAGAAGAACATATTCGTCATCGTCCTCGGACACTGCAACCCCTTTATTCCGGGTAGGATAAAGATCCTACCCCTCggacattttaaaaaaaatatattctgAAAATTCGGGATTTCATGAGAAAGATCCGTGTCGTTTAAGCCAAAAGCGTGCAATGCATGATCagggaattcaaatttcaagcACAGCCACAGATATTACTAGCGTGGCCATTCTAGTGTGCCCCCCTTTTACTCCGGTAGCGAACCTAAGTTCAACACAAGCTACTGTTGTGATGCATAAGGATCGTGTAGAGGCTCCTCAGTCTTCATCTCTCTCAGGAGGGAGGCCGCATGGAAGCAGCATTTTCTGTGACATAGAAACAATGGATCATTACACTTAATTTCAAGTTCTCATCGAACAATTGTAAGGTAATCGGCAATTGCTAAACATCAAAACAAACTGGtaggagaaaaaaaatcttttagATTATGGTATACATTGTAAGTCATGGTGCCAAATGAAATGCTTTTAGGCTGCTAACAGATTCAAAAGAGATACGATAGAATTAATGGCAGGCATGACGTCAATTTAGTACAGAAGCACATCATTAATTAGCAAATTGTGTACAGCAGTTCTGTTCTTCATATTCTGTTTTGTGTACAAAAGACTTGATTTAACCATGAAGCTGAAGTGCCGAACCATGTCATCTACTATCTCCATTTTTCAAATACCCATATTCACTTTCACTAGCGATTGAACTAAATATTTTGAACTTTAACATCAAATTTGAACCTTCAACTTAAAAATTACGAATCAGGCTCAATCTTAGAGGACAAGGTGGTGAAGACCTAGCCTATCTACCACCACAGTTGATGTGACTGAGTTCAGAAAATGTCAATATGGAAAAAATCAATAAAGAAAAACATAAGGCCCCAATTTCCAATCAATAAGATACTGACACGTCAGGAAAACAGTCCCTTATGGATATGGCTTTAACAATTGATTCTATTTGCAAGACCAATATGTGGACAATCAGTAGAATAGTTCAAACTTCTTCTAGCAGTGCATCTGTGGTTGCCTGACTACCTAAACAAAAACCAACACTTTGATTTGAGTGCATCATTAACTACGTCaacaaatatctaattttatGTTAAATTTAGGACGGATTCTTTGACCAGTATTGATTCTACTCTACTCAAGTCATCTTGTTTCTTGCAGGGAGAAGAGGACCCTGCTTTTAGCATCATGATTTGGTCTAATCTtcgacataattaaataattttcAACTATAACTTAGTAGAATAGTAAAAACTTGCCAAACATACTTTTGACGTACTGTAGTAGAAGAGTTAAAACTCATGAAACATACTTCATCACATTATAATTTAGTAGAAGAGTTAAATCTCGCCAAACATACTTCACCATACTATAACTTATTAGTAGAGGAATCAAAACTTGTCAAACATACTTCGCAGTAGTATAACTTAGTAGAACAGTTAAAACTTGCCAAACATACTTCAACAAACTTTAGTAGAACAGTTACAACTTCCATACCTGCATAAAATTGTAACGCTCTCTTCCAATTGATTCATTTTCAGCAATAGCAAAATATGCCAACATTGGATAGTGCCCAATATAAGAGGCATAGCTGTCCCTCTGAATGTTTACAGCCCATTCACTgttcatattaaaaaaatattaagcaTTACTCACAATTCAGTTAGCCTTTtcttaatgaaaaaaaaagatacttACAATCTGGTCAAGTCCGCATGTCCTGTGCCAACATATTTGGCTTGAAGATGCTCAAGCTGAGAATTTATGTTGAACCGATCGCTAGCCTTTAAAAATAGTGAGCTGTGTTAGAAACCTTGCAGTCAAAATGCCAAAGAACAATATAGGCAATGAAACAGCATAAGGAGCCACATTGGAAGAACCTATCTGAATTTGATACTTCAAAGGGTACTCACATAATACTATCTCAACataccaaaaaaaaatattacaaataTCGCTAGTACTTCAATTATGGCTAAGGAGCCAGCATTCTAGCTGATAAACCCCTAACTGAGTTCCAGCAGGAAGCTTCAGGAGCAAAGATCTCCTCAAGCAGTCAAGTAAAGCATGACCATAGGGATTTCTTAACTACATTCCAGGCCTCTACTGTACTTCCTACTATGGCTAATTGGCCCCACTTATCAATCTACAACAACGTGCCGAGAATTCCATAGTTTCTAAAAAAGGATTGAATAACAGGTTCCCTTGTTTAACCAAAATTTGTTCAAGACCACAGTATACAGAATGCGCCAATCTGTTTTCTCAAGGGTAGTTTTGACAACAGAACATGTAAAACACCTCCAAGTAGCAGCATCTATCACAGACAGGGCAACAAGATTACAAGGAAAGCAATCCAGGGAGATAGTTCAGACTACCAAACCTGCATGGTTGTTGACTGTTTTAGTTTGCCACCTCAATACAAGAGCCACAAATCCCAAAATCAGAACCCAACTGATAATCAACCTGTAAACAGAAGGAGAACCAGACTTAATGATTTGTGCCCGATTCCATGAAAGGGATGGGTTTCCCCATAattttatttttggaaaaaaaattgtgttATTAGCACCGGACCAAACAGCAAACAAATTGGATGGATCAGAGCATCTGTACCAGCAAGATGTTCAGATACGACTGCTCCCAGATATGGGTGTGAAGAGTCATATTTATCTCATTTGATTGGATTTTTTTCTGAGTTGGAATTGTAGTGGGATACTGCCAGATATGAATATGGATATAGATAATTGGTTGAATATCAGCCAAACATCTACTTGTGCCCGACGAAATTACTAACCTCGTAAGCACAAGCTAGATCCATCAGCTCATACTCTTGAAGTACTACTTTAGTAATAACATAACATTACAGTGGTTACCATGCCAAATTGCTACGTGACACTATTACTTGAAAACTTTACAGCAAACTGAGACCCCATTGCAACGATATGCCATCGGGTTTATCCGCTTGATGAAGCAATCGATGCTTCAGAAGGAATCGAACTACCCGAGCAACCCTAACTAATTTGctcccccaaaaaaaaactaagtaACTTTCTGTTTCAAACAGGATACATATTATGCAGACTGCAAAGTTCAAGCAGACGATTTGGTTTCAAAAACGCATCCAGCCAGCTCGTCCTATTTTCCCAGTGGATCTGAGCCCGCCCCATACGTACCTCTTGCGCTGCTGGTGTGTGGTTGCGGTCGAAGTCGCAGCTCGCCTGGCGGCCGTGCGGGACGAAGACGAGCGGCGGACGGCGACGAGCACGGCGCTTGCGGCTGCCAGCGACTGGGGGGGATTGCCGGATTGGGGCCTCGGGGGACAACCGAACGAGATGCATGGGGCCCCATTGGTGAACGGTTTCGAGAGTATTGGGCTGGTATGGTAGCGATGGGCCTGGCGGCTGCACTAGCCCGGATATTTGAGGCCTGGTAATACTATCTCAGAGAGAAAAAGGCCCGCCAACccgccgtcagccgccgcctctATTACACTGAAAACAGTAAACTGAAGCAAAACGCATGCTACAAGCTGAAACAGGCAACAAGCCACAAATGTTACAAACTAAGCAACCAGAAACTAAGATGAGGATGTACATTTACAATGCAAAAAGTATGTACAATTTCAAGGGGTCAAAATTCGTTGATCACTCAGCCAAAAACTGGTTGGAAAATTTCTTTTACGCCGGTTTTGTAACATAGCTAGTCTGACCAACGCATCATCGTCCATTTCCAAGTCAACCATCTCTTTGGCTCAGCAATGACTTTGCCTCATAGTTAGGAATTGCTGGCTCAGCAACGGCTTTGCCTAATTGCCTTGGTCACTAGTACTACATCCAAGACTTTCGTTTCGAGATTTGTCTTTAGGCTTTACCATAAACTCGTTCTGAAACGTGCATACTTTTAAGGAGAATACATCCCATGACATGTTTTCCCCTGTTCGGAAATAAAGGATTCAGCCTTTTGGCGTGGCGTCTGCATtcagcggcggccatggaggcgtCTACCGGGGGCGCGTCTATTCCTCGCATGTGCGAGGAATCGACGGCACATCGCTGAGACCAGCGCCCCCGCCTCCCTCACCTCTCccagctccggcggcgccgccgccgcctccgccgcagccCTCCACCGCCGTCGACCCTAATCAAACACGCCGCCAGTCTActgcctcgcccccgccgccggcctccgcacaTCGGAGGTCCTGCCCTGCCCgaccggcggcgctcccgcgccgcctcgccctccaccggcccaccgccgctgccgtcgggccgccgccttcccccGGCCTCACCTTCTATAGCCGGAGGCCATGGATCCATCCCACCCCCAGCAAACCAAACCCtaaaagccgccgccgccctccaccaccccggccgccggcgacctcgccgacggccgctcccccaccaaccacccctctcctcctcccctagCTCTCTCAGCTCGCAACCCCTCACATGCCGCCCTTGCTTGAGGTTGAAGACGATGTACAATGCCTTCACGAACTTCTGCGATGGGTCACCGGGAAATCGCATATGCGATGAATAGATTTCCCGTCTACCGGTGACCACACGTCCACACATAGGCGGCGTTCACCAGCGTCGAGCACCCGGGGCCGTGTCAAGCGTGCTCGCCGCCTGCTCCATCCAGC
This portion of the Panicum virgatum strain AP13 chromosome 2N, P.virgatum_v5, whole genome shotgun sequence genome encodes:
- the LOC120661740 gene encoding uncharacterized protein At4g14342 produces the protein MQASDRFNINSQLEHLQAKYVGTGHADLTRFEWAVNIQRDSYASYIGHYPMLAYFAIAENESIGRERYNFMQKMLLPCGLPPERDED